A DNA window from Drosophila virilis strain 15010-1051.87 chromosome 4, Dvir_AGI_RSII-ME, whole genome shotgun sequence contains the following coding sequences:
- the Acsf2 gene encoding medium-chain acyl-CoA ligase ACSF2, mitochondrial: MFNKKLQIVSRHVLVQSLGQQALRSLSSSSAAVNSYLHHIGKEPLVYRNVGQQLELAASQFGSTEALVSCHEAKRYTFRSLLAEVDRLAAGLRKLGLQRGDAVGIWAPNYIQWYLGMMGAARAGLTSVGINPAYQGPEMEYCLNKVDIKAILAPDTFKTQNYYEILRDICPELAQSEPGKLKSEKFPHLRTVIINSQQSLKGALRFDELLDLSNASEQAEIGKLQREIQPESPCNVQFTSGTTGHPKAAVLSHHSFVNNGIHVGNRNELEGERICVQVPLFHAFGVGITIMAAMAKGATLVLPAAGFNPKDSLQAIVNEKCTVIHGTPTMYVDLVAEQRKLQLPLGKIKKAITGGAAVSPQLVLDVKQVLRVQAVHSVYGLTESTAVIFQSLPGEKDDRVLHYVGHLTDHIEAKIVDAQGCIVPLGQPGELCVRGYMTMLGYHGDVEKTKEILAEDNWLHTGDQFVLESDGYGRIVGRLKEMVIRGGENIFPKEVEDFLNSHPQVIETHVIGVPDERLGEELCAFVRLESDVDPKSFTNEALKAYCKGKLAHFKVPRYVVTVDTFPTTTSGKIQKFKLLKQFEDTFHPKKDQAQAVRV, encoded by the exons CCTGTCCTCATCGAGCGCAGCAGTCAACAGCTACCTACATCACATAGGCAAGGAACCGCTGGTGTATCGCAATGTGGGCCAACAGCTGGAGCTGGCCGCCTCTCAGTTTGGCAGCACGGAAGCCCTGGTTTCGTGTCACGAGGCTAAGCGATATACGTTCCGCAGCCTGTTGGCTGAGGTTGACCGCTTGGCGGCGGGCTTACGCAAGCTGGGACTGCAAAGGGGCGATGCGGTTGGCATCTGGGCGCCCAACTATATCCAATGGTATCTGGGCATGATGGGTGCGGCGCGTGCGGGCCTCACCTCGGTGGGCATCAATCCTGCCTACCAGGGACCCGAGATGGAGTACTGCCTGAACAAGGTGGACATCAAGGCAATTCTGGCGCCAGATACATTCAAGACGCAGAACTACTATGAGATACTACGTGACATCTGCCCGGAACTGGCTCAATCGGAGCCGGGCAAACTCAAGAGCGAAAAGTTTCCGCATCTGCGCACCGTCATCATCAACAGCCAACAGAGCCTGAAGGGTGCGCTACGCTTCGATGAGCTACTGGATCTGAGCAATGCCAGCGAGCAGGCGGAGATTGGCAAGCTACAGCGCGAAATACAGCCTGAAAGTCCGTGCAATGTGCAGTTTACGTCGGGCACCACCGGCCATCCCAAGGCGGCGGTGCTCTCCCATCACAGTTTCGTCAACAATGGCATCCATGTGGGCAACCGCAACGAGCTCGAGGGCGAGCGCATTTGTGTCCAGGTGCCGCTCTTCCATGCCTTCGGTGTGGGCATCACCATCATGGCGGCCATGGCCAAGGGCGCCACTCTGGTCCTGCCAGCAGCTGGCTTCAATCCGAAGGACTCGCTGCAGGCAATAGTCAACGAGAAGTGCACTGTGATACACGGCACACCCACAATGTATGTGGATCTGGTGGCTGAGCAGCgcaagctgcagctgccgctgggcAAGATTAAGAAGGCCATCACTGGTGGCGCCGCAGTCTCGCCGCAGCTCGTCCTGGACGTGAAGCAGGTGCTGCGCGTGCAGGCCGTCCACAGCGTCTACGGCCTAACCGAATCAACGGCTGTCATCTTCCAGTCTCTGCCCGGCGAAAAGGATGATCGTGTCCTTCACTACGTGGGTCACCTCACGGATCACATCGAGGCCAAGATTGTCGATGCACAGGGCTGCATTGTGCCCCTCGGCCAGCCGGGCGAGCTGTGCGTGCGCGGCTATATGACCATGCTGGGCTACCATGGCGATGTGGAGAAAACCAAGGAGATTCTCGCCGAGGACAATTGGCTCCACACGGGCGATCAGTTTGTGCTCGAGAGCGATGGCTACGGACGCATCGTGGGCCGCCTCAAGGAAATGGTCATACGAGGCGGCGAGAATATTTTCCCCAAAGAGGTCGAAGACTTTTTAAACAGCCATCCGCAGGTGATCGAGACTCAT GTTATTGGCGTTCCTGACGAGCGTCTGGGCGAGGAGCTCTGCGCTTTTGTTCGCCTCGAGAGCGACGTCGATCCCAAGTCCTTTACCAACGAGGCCCTGAAGGCCTACTGCAAGGGTAAACTGGCCCACTTCAAGGTGCCACGGTATGTGGTGACCGTCGATACATTCCCCACTACCACCTCCGGCAAAATTCAAAAGTTCAAGCTTTTGAAACAATTTGAGGACACTTTCCACCCGAAGAAGGACCAAGCACAGGCTGTTCGAGTTTAA
- the toc gene encoding putative leucine-rich repeat-containing protein DDB_G0290503 isoform X6, whose product MCERATATTNFVNCDYENVEDEGIGESLLSGVDQTELQELNGFGLLLPAVPSPGQTPRDSKRASLSNELVCCCGADTDSCNCAAEKAPKVKRCGSHAPEALNSVEPNGCQLEQQLPQEAEPQTIEQLKDGEILQNHTNTISSTNEQDRNDTQSTGTIQPDTAEDIVAQNPALKCYVDNGYLNYERLAKCLETNDKWQEQKELQTLGLAIVVQYMSKQMDMLSCQESKAKSTLEETIALLQQTQHSCEELRQQLHEKDVEWAQRQQEREHLQRTELQQAQEKVQEVQLIAKERFRELESQLQAKDEEKKEALQAYHQEIAHQLRHKQQQLTFAEQQVLQLQTRLQEHEAQEQQLREKLTRKENTHAIRLAASTQREEELQERIKTLTKELQTLRASTEHNERDLRDRLALSQDEISVLRSSSQRRSPSNSQADTSAELCRLTSEADSLRCVLELKQAEISALSKQNAELQRENDEQRGLGSRLTMLEAQNEMMRTELEAKTEKEKDIQRQMEEMQKAFNHESIKRKRLTCDKEELQYHLKQRSEQLQLVQAQLHELSNSSQDSSLNHGYSRCNSARSCLETSAHNTSSTSPPASPVIKGVIERNDSVSWVLEMDDETPQVAASKLVRRAGSLRSTSERSPTQRRQLSQSANAATSNGHVSSQHGPNPLSQSMSATALMRSHGSQELESARPLCRARSQSVCTKASIQRQQQLQRQRQSSDALPLPEWHVDELCSSSPQPAQSHAEMRARSSTMKLMACVDAYPKALKKFQEIQESAGEAMVSGANSEDESCSASSEDMRSSSASSTASAAGCTLSKRQKQPPSRMSIEEALMLEQVNSLNGTPMEVSWSEDAADADVAAAGHPLA is encoded by the exons ATGTGTGAGCgtgcgacagcaacaacaaatttcgtTAACTGTGATTATGAAAATGTTGAGGATGAGGGCATTGGCG AATCTTTGCTTTCCGGCGTGGACCAGACAGAACTGCAGGAGCTCAATGGATTCGGGCTTCTGTTGCCCGCTGTGCCCAGTCCCGGCCAGACGCCACGGGACTCCAAACGCGCCTCGCTCAGCAATGAGCTGGTCTGCTGCTGTGGCGCTGACACCGACAGCTGCAACTGCGCCGCCGAGAAGGCGCCCAAGGTGAAGCGTTGTGGCAGCCACGCCCCCGAGGCGTTAAATTCCGTAGAGCCAAATGGCTGccagctggagcagcaactGCCGCAGGAAGCGGAGCCGCAAACAATTGAACAGCTCAAGGATGGGGAGATATTACAGAACCATACAAACACAATTTCCAGTACAAATGAG CAGGATCGAAATGATACTCAGAGCACTGGAACAATTCAGCCCGATACGGCTGAGGACATTGTCGCCCAAAATCCCGCCCTGAAATGCTACGTGGATAATGGTTATTTGAACTACGAGCGTTTGGCCAAATGCCTCGAGACGAATGACAAATGGCAGGAGCAGAAGGAACTCCAGACTTTGGGACTCGCCATTGTCGTTCAATACATGTCCAAGCAG ATGGACATGCTGAGCTGCCAGGAGAGCAAGGCGAAGAGCACGCTAGAGGAGACAATTGCGCTGTTGCAGCAGACGCAGCACAGCTGCGAGGAGctgcgccagcagctgcacgAGAAGGATGTGGAGTGGGCCCAGCGCCAGCAGGAGCGGGAACATCTGCAGCGCACCGAACTGCAACAAG CACAAGAAAAAGTGCAGGAGGTGCAACTAATTGCCAAGGAGCGTTTCCGCGAGCTCGAGTCCCAGCTGCAGGCCAAGGATGAGGAGAAGAAGGAGGCGCTGCAGGCGTATCATCAGGAAATAGCCCATCAGCTGCGccacaagcagcaacagctcacATTTGCCGAGCAGCAGGTGCTCCAGCTGCAGACACGCCTGCAGGAGCACGAGGCGCAGGAGCAACAGCTGCGCGAGAAGCTCACACGCAAGGAGAACACGCACGCCATTCGCCTGGCGGCAAGCACACAGCGCGAGGAGGAGCTGCAGGAGCGCATCAAGACGTTGACCAAGGAGCTACAGACGCTGCGCGCCAGCACCGAGCACAATGAACGCGATCTGCGCGATCGCCTCGCCCTCTCCCAAGACGAGATCAGTGTGCTACGCAGCTCCTCGCAGCGACGCAGCCCGTCCAACAGCCAAGCGGACACCAGCGCCGAACTATGCCGGCTGACCAGCGAGGCGGACAGCCTGCGTTGTGTACTGGAGCTGAAGCAGGCCGAGATTTCGGCTCTGTCCAAGCAGAATGCCGAGCTGCAGCGAGAGAACGACGAGCAGCGCGGTCTGGGCAGTCGCCTGACCATGCTGGAGGCACAGAACGAGATGATGCGCACCGAACTGGAGGCCAAAACCGAGAAGGAGAA AGATATCCAGCGGCAGATGGAGGAAATGCAAAAGGCCTTCAACCATGAGAGCATCAAGCGCAAGCGCCTCACCTGCGACAAGGAGGAGCTGCAGTATCATCTGAAGCAACGCtccgagcagctgcagctggtgcAGGCGCAGCTGCACGAGCTGTCCAATAGCTCGCAGGACAGCTCCCTGAATCACGGCTACAGTCGCTGCAATTCGGCGCGCTCCTGCCTGGAGACGTCGGCACATAATACATCGAGCACATCGCCACCAGCATCGCCGGTCATCAAGGGCGTCATCGAGCGCAACGATTCGGTTAGCTGGGTGCTCGAGATGGACGATGAGACGCCGCAGGTGGCCGCCTCGAAGCTGGTGCGACGCGCCGGCTCGCTGCGCAGCACCAGCGAGCGCAGCCCCACCCAGCGCCGCCAACTGTCGCAAAGCGCCAATGCGGCCACCAGCAATGGGCATGTGAGCAGCCAACATGGACCCAATCCGCTCTCGCAGAGCATGTCGGCCACGGCCTTGATGCGCAGCCATGGTAGCCAGGAGTTGGAATCGGCGCGTCCGCTCTGCCGTGCTCGCTCCCAATCCGTTTGTACCAAAGCCTCGatccagcgccagcagcagctgcagcgccagcGACAGAGCAGCGATGCGCTGCCTCTGCCCGAATGGCATGTGGACGAGCTGTGCTCCAGCTCGCCACAGCCGGCGCAAAGCCACGCCGAGATGCGGGCACGCAGCAGCACCATGAAGTTGATGGCCTGTGTGGACGCGTACCCGAAGGCGCTGAAGAAGTTCCAGGAGATACAGGAGTCCGCTGGCGAGGCCATGGTTTCCGGCGCCAATTCCGAGGATGAGAGCTGCTCGGCCTCGTCGGAGGATATGCGCAGCTCATCCGCATCCAGCACAGCGTCCGCGGCGGGCTGTACGCTCTCCAAGCGGCAAAAGCAGCCGCCGTCGCGCATGTCCATCGAAGAGGCATTAATGCTCGAACAGGTCAATAGCCTGAATGGCACGCCCATGGAGGTCAGCTGGTCGGAGGATGCCGCCGATGCGGATGTTGCCGCCGCGGGCCACCCACTGGCATGA
- the toc gene encoding putative leucine-rich repeat-containing protein DDB_G0290503 isoform X7 — translation MDFDLISWTLPSTASATSYMDNISAATSYELQQMDMLSCQESKAKSTLEETIALLQQTQHSCEELRQQLHEKDVEWAQRQQEREHLQRTELQQAQEKVQEVQLIAKERFRELESQLQAKDEEKKEALQAYHQEIAHQLRHKQQQLTFAEQQVLQLQTRLQEHEAQEQQLREKLTRKENTHAIRLAASTQREEELQERIKTLTKELQTLRASTEHNERDLRDRLALSQDEISVLRSSSQRRSPSNSQADTSAELCRLTSEADSLRCVLELKQAEISALSKQNAELQRENDEQRGLGSRLTMLEAQNEMMRTELEAKTEKEKDIQRQMEEMQKAFNHESIKRKRLTCDKEELQYHLKQRSEQLQLVQAQLHELSNSSQDSSLNHGYSRCNSARSCLETSAHNTSSTSPPASPVIKGVIERNDSVSWVLEMDDETPQVAASKLVRRAGSLRSTSERSPTQRRQLSQSANAATSNGHVSSQHGPNPLSQSMSATALMRSHGSQELESARPLCRARSQSVCTKASIQRQQQLQRQRQSSDALPLPEWHVDELCSSSPQPAQSHAEMRARSSTMKLMACVDAYPKALKKFQEIQESAGEAMVSGANSEDESCSASSEDMRSSSASSTASAAGCTLSKRQKQPPSRMSIEEALMLEQVNSLNGTPMEVSWSEDAADADVAAAGHPLA, via the exons ATGGACTTCGATTTGATCAGCTGGACATTGCCCAGCACAGCGAGCGCAACTAGTTATATGGATAATATCTCAGCTGCCACAAGCTACGAACTGCAGCAG ATGGACATGCTGAGCTGCCAGGAGAGCAAGGCGAAGAGCACGCTAGAGGAGACAATTGCGCTGTTGCAGCAGACGCAGCACAGCTGCGAGGAGctgcgccagcagctgcacgAGAAGGATGTGGAGTGGGCCCAGCGCCAGCAGGAGCGGGAACATCTGCAGCGCACCGAACTGCAACAAG CACAAGAAAAAGTGCAGGAGGTGCAACTAATTGCCAAGGAGCGTTTCCGCGAGCTCGAGTCCCAGCTGCAGGCCAAGGATGAGGAGAAGAAGGAGGCGCTGCAGGCGTATCATCAGGAAATAGCCCATCAGCTGCGccacaagcagcaacagctcacATTTGCCGAGCAGCAGGTGCTCCAGCTGCAGACACGCCTGCAGGAGCACGAGGCGCAGGAGCAACAGCTGCGCGAGAAGCTCACACGCAAGGAGAACACGCACGCCATTCGCCTGGCGGCAAGCACACAGCGCGAGGAGGAGCTGCAGGAGCGCATCAAGACGTTGACCAAGGAGCTACAGACGCTGCGCGCCAGCACCGAGCACAATGAACGCGATCTGCGCGATCGCCTCGCCCTCTCCCAAGACGAGATCAGTGTGCTACGCAGCTCCTCGCAGCGACGCAGCCCGTCCAACAGCCAAGCGGACACCAGCGCCGAACTATGCCGGCTGACCAGCGAGGCGGACAGCCTGCGTTGTGTACTGGAGCTGAAGCAGGCCGAGATTTCGGCTCTGTCCAAGCAGAATGCCGAGCTGCAGCGAGAGAACGACGAGCAGCGCGGTCTGGGCAGTCGCCTGACCATGCTGGAGGCACAGAACGAGATGATGCGCACCGAACTGGAGGCCAAAACCGAGAAGGAGAA AGATATCCAGCGGCAGATGGAGGAAATGCAAAAGGCCTTCAACCATGAGAGCATCAAGCGCAAGCGCCTCACCTGCGACAAGGAGGAGCTGCAGTATCATCTGAAGCAACGCtccgagcagctgcagctggtgcAGGCGCAGCTGCACGAGCTGTCCAATAGCTCGCAGGACAGCTCCCTGAATCACGGCTACAGTCGCTGCAATTCGGCGCGCTCCTGCCTGGAGACGTCGGCACATAATACATCGAGCACATCGCCACCAGCATCGCCGGTCATCAAGGGCGTCATCGAGCGCAACGATTCGGTTAGCTGGGTGCTCGAGATGGACGATGAGACGCCGCAGGTGGCCGCCTCGAAGCTGGTGCGACGCGCCGGCTCGCTGCGCAGCACCAGCGAGCGCAGCCCCACCCAGCGCCGCCAACTGTCGCAAAGCGCCAATGCGGCCACCAGCAATGGGCATGTGAGCAGCCAACATGGACCCAATCCGCTCTCGCAGAGCATGTCGGCCACGGCCTTGATGCGCAGCCATGGTAGCCAGGAGTTGGAATCGGCGCGTCCGCTCTGCCGTGCTCGCTCCCAATCCGTTTGTACCAAAGCCTCGatccagcgccagcagcagctgcagcgccagcGACAGAGCAGCGATGCGCTGCCTCTGCCCGAATGGCATGTGGACGAGCTGTGCTCCAGCTCGCCACAGCCGGCGCAAAGCCACGCCGAGATGCGGGCACGCAGCAGCACCATGAAGTTGATGGCCTGTGTGGACGCGTACCCGAAGGCGCTGAAGAAGTTCCAGGAGATACAGGAGTCCGCTGGCGAGGCCATGGTTTCCGGCGCCAATTCCGAGGATGAGAGCTGCTCGGCCTCGTCGGAGGATATGCGCAGCTCATCCGCATCCAGCACAGCGTCCGCGGCGGGCTGTACGCTCTCCAAGCGGCAAAAGCAGCCGCCGTCGCGCATGTCCATCGAAGAGGCATTAATGCTCGAACAGGTCAATAGCCTGAATGGCACGCCCATGGAGGTCAGCTGGTCGGAGGATGCCGCCGATGCGGATGTTGCCGCCGCGGGCCACCCACTGGCATGA
- the toc gene encoding putative leucine-rich repeat-containing protein DDB_G0290503 isoform X3, which produces MGLNEFVSLFYGSAQNLHVNGDGSSSSSSKSASTSTYSLPTVADVKEFRQMLKNHKNNVQAKKYSYKDYPNDMKFSKNLNASQIYAAQPAAAAKKLLNTSNNNNNNNSHSHSNNNHNNKAGKAPPATRIPTKLAAAATCSSSSSSGGGGVGEIDVQRGKHKSATSASSFLWNSFRLPRRQKAASVADKKRAAESLLSGVDQTELQELNGFGLLLPAVPSPGQTPRDSKRASLSNELVCCCGADTDSCNCAAEKAPKVKRCGSHAPEALNSVEPNGCQLEQQLPQEAEPQTIEQLKDGEILQNHTNTISSTNEQDRNDTQSTGTIQPDTAEDIVAQNPALKCYVDNGYLNYERLAKCLETNDKWQEQKELQTLGLAIVVQYMSKQMDMLSCQESKAKSTLEETIALLQQTQHSCEELRQQLHEKDVEWAQRQQEREHLQRTELQQAQEKVQEVQLIAKERFRELESQLQAKDEEKKEALQAYHQEIAHQLRHKQQQLTFAEQQVLQLQTRLQEHEAQEQQLREKLTRKENTHAIRLAASTQREEELQERIKTLTKELQTLRASTEHNERDLRDRLALSQDEISVLRSSSQRRSPSNSQADTSAELCRLTSEADSLRCVLELKQAEISALSKQNAELQRENDEQRGLGSRLTMLEAQNEMMRTELEAKTEKEKDIQRQMEEMQKAFNHESIKRKRLTCDKEELQYHLKQRSEQLQLVQAQLHELSNSSQDSSLNHGYSRCNSARSCLETSAHNTSSTSPPASPVIKGVIERNDSVSWVLEMDDETPQVAASKLVRRAGSLRSTSERSPTQRRQLSQSANAATSNGHVSSQHGPNPLSQSMSATALMRSHGSQELESARPLCRARSQSVCTKASIQRQQQLQRQRQSSDALPLPEWHVDELCSSSPQPAQSHAEMRARSSTMKLMACVDAYPKALKKFQEIQESAGEAMVSGANSEDESCSASSEDMRSSSASSTASAAGCTLSKRQKQPPSRMSIEEALMLEQVNSLNGTPMEVSWSEDAADADVAAAGHPLA; this is translated from the exons atgggcCTCAACGAGTTTGTCTCTCTGTTCTACGGCTCCGCACAGAACTTGCACGTCAAcggcgacggcagcagcagcagcagcagcaaatcggcgtcgacgtcgacgtatTCATTGCCAACGGTCGCGGATGTCAAAGAGTTTCGTCAAATgttaaaaaatcataaaaataatgtGCAGGCTAAGAAATACAGTTACAAGGATTATCCCAATGATATGAAATTCAGCAAAAATCTGAATGCGTCGCAAATCTATGCAGCGCAGCCGGCGGCAGCTGCCAAAAAGCTgctcaacaccagcaacaacaataacaacaacaacagtcacagccacagcaacaacaaccacaacaacaaggcTGGCAAAGCGCCGCCCGCCACAAGGATACCAACAAAACTAGCCGCAGCTgcaacatgcagcagcagcagcagcagcggcggcggcggggtCGGCGAAATAGACGTGCAACGCGGCAAACACAAATCCGCAACATCCGCGAGCTCCTTTCTGTGGAATTCCTTTCGCTTGCCACGCAGGCAGAAGGCAGCGTCCGTAGCAGATAAAAAACGCGCAGCCG AATCTTTGCTTTCCGGCGTGGACCAGACAGAACTGCAGGAGCTCAATGGATTCGGGCTTCTGTTGCCCGCTGTGCCCAGTCCCGGCCAGACGCCACGGGACTCCAAACGCGCCTCGCTCAGCAATGAGCTGGTCTGCTGCTGTGGCGCTGACACCGACAGCTGCAACTGCGCCGCCGAGAAGGCGCCCAAGGTGAAGCGTTGTGGCAGCCACGCCCCCGAGGCGTTAAATTCCGTAGAGCCAAATGGCTGccagctggagcagcaactGCCGCAGGAAGCGGAGCCGCAAACAATTGAACAGCTCAAGGATGGGGAGATATTACAGAACCATACAAACACAATTTCCAGTACAAATGAG CAGGATCGAAATGATACTCAGAGCACTGGAACAATTCAGCCCGATACGGCTGAGGACATTGTCGCCCAAAATCCCGCCCTGAAATGCTACGTGGATAATGGTTATTTGAACTACGAGCGTTTGGCCAAATGCCTCGAGACGAATGACAAATGGCAGGAGCAGAAGGAACTCCAGACTTTGGGACTCGCCATTGTCGTTCAATACATGTCCAAGCAG ATGGACATGCTGAGCTGCCAGGAGAGCAAGGCGAAGAGCACGCTAGAGGAGACAATTGCGCTGTTGCAGCAGACGCAGCACAGCTGCGAGGAGctgcgccagcagctgcacgAGAAGGATGTGGAGTGGGCCCAGCGCCAGCAGGAGCGGGAACATCTGCAGCGCACCGAACTGCAACAAG CACAAGAAAAAGTGCAGGAGGTGCAACTAATTGCCAAGGAGCGTTTCCGCGAGCTCGAGTCCCAGCTGCAGGCCAAGGATGAGGAGAAGAAGGAGGCGCTGCAGGCGTATCATCAGGAAATAGCCCATCAGCTGCGccacaagcagcaacagctcacATTTGCCGAGCAGCAGGTGCTCCAGCTGCAGACACGCCTGCAGGAGCACGAGGCGCAGGAGCAACAGCTGCGCGAGAAGCTCACACGCAAGGAGAACACGCACGCCATTCGCCTGGCGGCAAGCACACAGCGCGAGGAGGAGCTGCAGGAGCGCATCAAGACGTTGACCAAGGAGCTACAGACGCTGCGCGCCAGCACCGAGCACAATGAACGCGATCTGCGCGATCGCCTCGCCCTCTCCCAAGACGAGATCAGTGTGCTACGCAGCTCCTCGCAGCGACGCAGCCCGTCCAACAGCCAAGCGGACACCAGCGCCGAACTATGCCGGCTGACCAGCGAGGCGGACAGCCTGCGTTGTGTACTGGAGCTGAAGCAGGCCGAGATTTCGGCTCTGTCCAAGCAGAATGCCGAGCTGCAGCGAGAGAACGACGAGCAGCGCGGTCTGGGCAGTCGCCTGACCATGCTGGAGGCACAGAACGAGATGATGCGCACCGAACTGGAGGCCAAAACCGAGAAGGAGAA AGATATCCAGCGGCAGATGGAGGAAATGCAAAAGGCCTTCAACCATGAGAGCATCAAGCGCAAGCGCCTCACCTGCGACAAGGAGGAGCTGCAGTATCATCTGAAGCAACGCtccgagcagctgcagctggtgcAGGCGCAGCTGCACGAGCTGTCCAATAGCTCGCAGGACAGCTCCCTGAATCACGGCTACAGTCGCTGCAATTCGGCGCGCTCCTGCCTGGAGACGTCGGCACATAATACATCGAGCACATCGCCACCAGCATCGCCGGTCATCAAGGGCGTCATCGAGCGCAACGATTCGGTTAGCTGGGTGCTCGAGATGGACGATGAGACGCCGCAGGTGGCCGCCTCGAAGCTGGTGCGACGCGCCGGCTCGCTGCGCAGCACCAGCGAGCGCAGCCCCACCCAGCGCCGCCAACTGTCGCAAAGCGCCAATGCGGCCACCAGCAATGGGCATGTGAGCAGCCAACATGGACCCAATCCGCTCTCGCAGAGCATGTCGGCCACGGCCTTGATGCGCAGCCATGGTAGCCAGGAGTTGGAATCGGCGCGTCCGCTCTGCCGTGCTCGCTCCCAATCCGTTTGTACCAAAGCCTCGatccagcgccagcagcagctgcagcgccagcGACAGAGCAGCGATGCGCTGCCTCTGCCCGAATGGCATGTGGACGAGCTGTGCTCCAGCTCGCCACAGCCGGCGCAAAGCCACGCCGAGATGCGGGCACGCAGCAGCACCATGAAGTTGATGGCCTGTGTGGACGCGTACCCGAAGGCGCTGAAGAAGTTCCAGGAGATACAGGAGTCCGCTGGCGAGGCCATGGTTTCCGGCGCCAATTCCGAGGATGAGAGCTGCTCGGCCTCGTCGGAGGATATGCGCAGCTCATCCGCATCCAGCACAGCGTCCGCGGCGGGCTGTACGCTCTCCAAGCGGCAAAAGCAGCCGCCGTCGCGCATGTCCATCGAAGAGGCATTAATGCTCGAACAGGTCAATAGCCTGAATGGCACGCCCATGGAGGTCAGCTGGTCGGAGGATGCCGCCGATGCGGATGTTGCCGCCGCGGGCCACCCACTGGCATGA